The following are encoded together in the Citrobacter arsenatis genome:
- a CDS encoding SrfA family protein → MAKTLLRSGNLDDYQAVGGGGQAVFDSALQIRETLRLRKQQAMVDCLAIPQINDNGDRVDWYSPIEGKAVAWKAADEEARFRALRYLGSTLENAAALSRKSLQSGKTSLQLFGSLLEKAIQFPGENHVFLVDGKPVITFWGFVNLNENPRDDVLDCLRLADIPPVVTVAEPEPEEEPPAEITFAEADAPLLTPIVELPKPVEPEPQPPVIVNEPEVTPLPTQEKPTRRLPLWSLPVAAVIIAAIVGPLLWKQQTVQPVAAVSQSEVAKADVAPLPELTSALPLHRAEVIPAAKKEKPVEGPVVIAAIPKDALVMDANQMKAGTTRFLNGNWRVMVDVKDPVSGKAPSLRYQIQANKGTARVVHGDNIVCRAEIFSGLHQSGELMIKSRGNARCTDGSRYPMPEITCKAGTNDVAACTARYDDHAEIPLTIKKIGA, encoded by the coding sequence GTGGCAAAAACTCTCTTGCGCAGCGGCAATTTGGATGACTATCAGGCCGTGGGTGGCGGTGGTCAGGCCGTATTTGATTCAGCATTGCAAATTCGTGAAACGCTTCGTCTGCGTAAGCAGCAGGCGATGGTGGATTGTCTGGCGATCCCACAAATTAACGATAACGGCGATCGGGTGGACTGGTATTCGCCGATTGAAGGCAAAGCCGTTGCGTGGAAAGCCGCTGATGAAGAGGCACGATTTCGTGCACTGCGCTATCTGGGGAGCACGCTGGAAAATGCGGCGGCCCTGAGCCGTAAAAGCCTGCAATCAGGTAAAACCTCCCTGCAGCTGTTTGGCTCACTGCTTGAAAAAGCCATCCAGTTTCCTGGTGAAAACCACGTGTTTCTGGTTGATGGCAAGCCGGTTATTACGTTCTGGGGCTTCGTCAATCTGAATGAAAATCCCCGCGACGACGTACTTGATTGTTTACGCCTTGCCGATATTCCTCCAGTGGTTACCGTAGCGGAGCCTGAGCCGGAAGAAGAACCCCCTGCGGAAATCACCTTCGCCGAAGCCGACGCACCTTTACTGACTCCGATCGTTGAGCTGCCTAAGCCGGTTGAACCTGAACCACAGCCCCCGGTCATTGTTAACGAACCTGAAGTTACACCGCTGCCGACACAGGAAAAGCCCACACGCCGCCTGCCGCTGTGGAGCCTGCCCGTTGCCGCAGTGATCATTGCCGCTATTGTTGGACCACTGCTGTGGAAGCAACAGACTGTCCAGCCGGTAGCCGCAGTCTCCCAAAGTGAAGTTGCTAAGGCAGATGTGGCGCCGCTGCCAGAACTGACATCGGCACTGCCGCTGCATCGGGCTGAAGTGATCCCGGCTGCAAAAAAAGAAAAACCCGTCGAAGGACCGGTGGTGATCGCCGCGATTCCAAAAGATGCGCTGGTGATGGACGCCAACCAGATGAAGGCCGGAACGACGCGTTTTCTCAACGGCAACTGGCGCGTCATGGTTGATGTTAAAGATCCGGTCAGCGGTAAAGCGCCGTCGCTGCGCTATCAGATCCAGGCCAATAAAGGCACTGCGCGCGTGGTGCATGGTGACAACATTGTTTGTCGTGCTGAGATTTTCTCCGGTTTGCATCAGTCAGGTGAATTAATGATTAAGAGTCGCGGCAATGCCCGTTGCACGGACGGGTCTCGTTATCCGATGCCTGAAATTACCTGCAAAGCGGGAACCAATGACGTCGCCGCCTGTACCGCACGTTATGACGATCACGCGGAAATCCCCCTGACGATCAAAAAGATAGGTGCCTGA
- a CDS encoding YdcY family protein, which translates to MSHLDEVSARVDAAIEESVITHMNELLIELSDDVALSREDRYTQQQRLRTAIAHHGRQHKEDMETRREQLTKGGSIL; encoded by the coding sequence ATGTCGCATCTGGATGAGGTCAGCGCACGTGTTGATGCCGCCATTGAAGAGAGCGTCATTACGCATATGAATGAATTGCTGATCGAACTCAGCGATGATGTCGCGCTGAGTCGGGAAGATCGCTACACCCAGCAACAGCGTTTGCGTACGGCGATCGCACATCATGGCCGTCAGCATAAAGAGGATATGGAAACCCGTCGCGAGCAGTTGACCAAAGGCGGCTCTATCCTCTGA
- a CDS encoding DMT family transporter, translating into MNQMLTLSFLIAAGIGLVVQNTLMVRITQTSSTILIAMLLNSLVGIVLFVSILWFKQGAAGFGELVSSVRWWTLIPGLLGSFFVFASISGYQNVGAATTIAVLVASQLIGGLVLDILRSHGVPLRALVGPVCGAVLLVVGAWLVARRSF; encoded by the coding sequence ATGAATCAGATGCTGACCCTCTCCTTTCTGATTGCCGCAGGTATTGGTCTGGTGGTGCAAAATACCTTAATGGTGCGTATTACGCAGACCTCCTCGACGATCCTCATCGCCATGTTGCTTAACTCGCTGGTCGGGATCGTGCTGTTCGTCAGCATACTGTGGTTTAAGCAAGGTGCGGCGGGGTTTGGCGAACTGGTCTCCAGCGTGCGCTGGTGGACGCTAATCCCAGGTTTGCTGGGATCGTTCTTTGTTTTTGCCAGTATCAGTGGATACCAAAATGTGGGTGCTGCGACCACTATCGCGGTGCTGGTGGCCAGCCAGTTAATCGGCGGGCTGGTGCTGGATATTCTGCGTAGCCACGGCGTACCGCTGCGGGCGCTGGTGGGGCCGGTCTGTGGTGCGGTTCTGCTGGTCGTCGGGGCCTGGCTGGTGGCCAGACGCTCATTTTAA
- a CDS encoding ABC transporter substrate-binding protein gives MIARKTLLALALSAVLPSGAAFAANTDTIIYCSEASPESFNPQIASSGPSFVASSQVLYNRLINFDPVKNTPVPSLATDWTISPDGKTYTFTLRQGVKFNSNKFFKPTRDFNADDVIFSVLRQKDADHPYHKVSQGSYEYFNDVGLDKLIQEVKKVDDYHVQFVLNEPNAAFLADWGMDFASILSAEYADVMMKKGTPENVDNWPIGTGPYVLQQYKQDSQIRYLANPNYWDGAVPTKHLIFSITPNVQTRLAKLQTNECQIIPAPAPVQFDEIKKNKDLTLHSVEALNVGYLAFNTEKKPFDNVLVRQALNYATDKKSIINAVFLGSGTVAKSPIPPNMMGFNKDLKDYAYDPQKAKDLLKQAGLENGFEATLWSMPVQRPYNPNSRRIAEMIQSDWAKVGVKAKIVSYEWGEYLSGMRKGEHDTALFGWMSDNGDPDNFADVLLGCDSIKTGSNAARWCDKEYNSLVQKAKLVSKPDERAALYQQSQEIFYQQAPWIALANGKTFYATRSNVSGYSVSLMGSDFSKAKLN, from the coding sequence ATGATTGCAAGGAAAACGTTACTCGCGCTGGCGCTCAGCGCCGTCTTACCGTCAGGCGCTGCGTTCGCGGCCAATACTGATACCATCATCTACTGCTCAGAAGCGTCGCCGGAGTCATTTAATCCGCAAATCGCCAGTTCCGGTCCATCGTTTGTGGCCAGCTCACAGGTGCTCTACAACCGGCTCATCAACTTTGATCCAGTAAAAAATACGCCGGTGCCTTCTCTGGCAACGGATTGGACGATTTCGCCGGACGGTAAGACCTACACCTTTACCCTGCGTCAGGGCGTAAAATTCAACAGTAATAAATTCTTTAAACCGACCCGTGATTTCAACGCTGATGATGTGATTTTCTCGGTATTACGCCAGAAAGATGCCGATCATCCGTACCACAAGGTTTCTCAGGGAAGCTACGAATACTTTAACGATGTCGGTCTGGATAAACTGATTCAGGAAGTGAAGAAGGTCGATGATTATCACGTTCAGTTTGTCCTCAATGAACCTAACGCCGCGTTTCTTGCCGACTGGGGAATGGATTTTGCCTCCATCCTCTCTGCGGAATATGCCGACGTGATGATGAAAAAAGGTACTCCGGAAAACGTCGATAACTGGCCGATTGGTACCGGGCCTTACGTGTTGCAACAGTACAAGCAGGATTCACAAATCCGCTATCTCGCCAACCCGAACTACTGGGATGGCGCCGTCCCAACGAAGCACCTGATCTTCTCCATCACGCCAAACGTACAGACCCGATTGGCAAAACTGCAAACCAATGAATGCCAGATAATCCCGGCGCCAGCCCCCGTACAATTTGACGAGATTAAAAAGAATAAAGATTTGACGCTGCATTCGGTAGAAGCGCTGAACGTCGGATATCTGGCATTTAATACCGAGAAAAAACCGTTTGATAACGTGCTGGTGCGTCAGGCGTTAAACTACGCGACCGATAAAAAGTCCATTATTAACGCCGTCTTTTTAGGTTCCGGTACGGTGGCAAAATCACCAATTCCGCCGAATATGATGGGGTTCAATAAAGATCTAAAAGATTACGCTTACGACCCGCAAAAAGCGAAAGACCTGCTGAAGCAGGCGGGGCTGGAAAACGGCTTTGAAGCGACACTGTGGTCAATGCCGGTTCAGCGCCCATATAACCCGAACTCCCGACGAATTGCCGAGATGATCCAGAGCGACTGGGCTAAGGTTGGCGTGAAGGCGAAAATTGTGTCGTACGAGTGGGGCGAATATCTCTCCGGAATGCGTAAAGGTGAGCATGACACCGCGCTGTTCGGCTGGATGTCAGACAACGGCGATCCGGATAATTTCGCCGATGTACTGCTGGGCTGCGACAGCATTAAAACCGGATCTAACGCCGCGCGCTGGTGCGATAAAGAGTATAATTCGCTGGTGCAAAAGGCGAAACTGGTGAGTAAACCTGATGAGCGCGCCGCGCTTTACCAGCAGTCGCAAGAGATTTTCTACCAGCAGGCGCCGTGGATTGCGTTGGCAAACGGTAAAACGTTCTACGCTACGCGCAGCAACGTCAGCGGATACAGCGTCAGCCTGATGGGCAGTGATTTTTCAAAAGCAAAATTAAATTAA